A section of the Ictalurus punctatus breed USDA103 chromosome 8, Coco_2.0, whole genome shotgun sequence genome encodes:
- the sfxn5b gene encoding sideroflexin-5b has product MVMWTQLRLVLKSSGREISRNHSRLVTTDLMQHEMYGGQRERPVRHSLHARLEKSWPLWLRSGDNSGETPSPMKLCGSSLHYFRTRVDSSLKARLRSLAVTYRLLSAAGMTEAAVYPAFQLGQPRYDQSSFLGRFRHFVDIIDPRTLFVSEARLKQCVALLDDFKHGTLPPGTTDQQLWEAQKVRQAVIHPDTGQKIFMPFRMSGYVPFGTPIVVGLLLPNQTLASTVFWQWLNQSHNACVNYANRNATKPTPTSRFIQGYLGAVTSAVSIAVGLNVLIEKSRKFNPATRLIIQRFIPFPAVASANVCNVALMRHNELSEGIDVLDSNGNVVGSSRIAAKHALMETAFTRVVLPLPIFVLPPIIMAFLEKLPLMQAHRRLMLPVHSLVCLAVFGLSLPLAISLFPQMSQIKAAHLEPEIAMATDCKVLTYNKGL; this is encoded by the exons atggtcatgtGGACACAATTACGGTTGGTGCTGAAATCTTCAGGAAGGGAGATCTCCAGGAACCACTCcaggttggtgaccactgaccTAATGCAACATGAAATGTATGGAGGTCAGAGGGAGCGCCCTGTCAGACACTCCCTCCACGCGCGTTTGGAGAAATCCTGGCCCCTTTGGTTGCGCTCGGGAGATAACAGCGGGGAAACTCCATCTCCCATGAAGCTTTGCGGTTCATCGCTTCATTACTTTCGTACTCGAGTTGACTCTTCTTTAAAAGCCCGTCTCCGGAGCCTTGCTGTTACTTACCGCTTGCTCTCGGCTGCAGGAATGACCGAGGCTGCAGTTTATCCCGCGTTTCAGCTCGGACAGCCGCGGTATGATCAG AGCTCCTTCCTCGGCAGGTTCAGACACTTTGTAGACATCATTGACCCCAGAACTCTGTTTGTATCAGAG GCTCGCTTAAAGCAATGTGTTGCTCTACTGGATGATTTTAAACATGGGACTCTTCCTCCTGGAACAACAGATCAACAG CTCTGGGAGGCTCAGAAGGTGAGACAG GCTGTTATCCACCCTGACACTGGACAGAAGATCTTTATGCCTTTTCGCATGTCAG GTTATGTTCCATTTGGAACACCCATA GTGGTTGGTCTTCTCCTTCCAAACCAGACTCTAGCATCCACTGTGTTCTGGCAg TGGTTAAACCAGAGCCATAACGCTTGTGTAAACTACGCCAACCGCAATGCCACAAAG CCCACGCCAACATCGAGATTTATTCAGGGCTATCTGGGAGCTGTGACGAGTGCTGTCTCAATTGCG GTCGGTTTGAATGTGCTGATCGAGAAATCCAGGAAATTTAACCCAGCCACCAGACTCATCATACAGAGATTCATTCCTTTCCCTGCTGTag ctaGTGCAAATGTGTGCAACGTGGCTCTGATGAGACACAACGAACTCTCAGAGGGAATTGATGTGCTAGACTCCAATGGGAATGTGGTGGGCTCTTCGCGGATAGCAGCCAAACAT GCACTGATGGAGACAGCGTTTACACGAGTGGTCCTTCCACTGCCTATATTTGTTCTCCCACCTATCATCATGGCTTTTCTGGAGAa GCTGCCGCTGATGCAGGCCCATCGCCGGCTCATGCTGCCTGTCCACAGCTTAGTGTGCCTGGCCGTGTTTGGTCTCTCGCTGCCTCTCGCCATCAGCCTCTTCCCACAGATGTCTCAA ATCAAGGCTGCTCACCTTGAGCCGGAAATTGCCATGGCAACCGATTGTAAGGTGCTGACCTATAACAAGGGACTGTGA
- the zgc:153018 gene encoding transmembrane protein 179-like, with protein sequence MELDRRLLLAHCAAHALSVIAGLLVVVPLALNGSAFKGRCALFSQGFWRSENQSASGAQLAAGTHLVVQQWGPPAACQFATFVGVFTVLYGATQSWRSLFYLHRRHDDTLFSAFLTLLLSLCVLFLSGGASVILTLGLVSWCNTVTDHNTRPYSCAESQSVPLYLDVETSSFYSELTCAQISLWCLTVLWLVHSILSFLRLYHSHSQQISGPCLSREKELLLGQSHVDCPLPCQHPHPPQPPAVFI encoded by the exons CCGTTATCGCAGGCCTGCTGGTCGTGGTGCCGTTAGCGCTGAACGGCTCTGCGTTTAAAGGCCGGTGTGCGCTGTTCAGTCAGGGCTTCTGGCGCTCCGAGAACCAGAGCGCGAGCGGCGCACAGCTGGCGGCAGGGACGCACTTGGTGGTGCAGCAGTGGGGGCCGCCGGCAGCCTGCCAGTTCGCCACGTTCGTCGGCGTGTTCACAGTGCTGTACGGAGCCACACAGAGCTGGAGAAGTTTATTTTACCTCCACCGCCGCCACGACGA CACCTTGTTCTCAGCCTTCCTCACGCTGCTGCTGAGCCTGTGTGTGCTCTTCCTTTCCGGAGGAGCAAGTGTGATTCTGACCCTCGGACTTGTGTCCTGGTGCAACACCGTCACTGACCACAACACCCGACCATACAG CTGTGCTGAGTCGCAATCTGTGCCCCTCTACTTGGATGTGGAAACCTCCTCGTTCTACTCAGAGCTCACCTGTGCACAG ATCTCTCTGTGGTGTTTAACAGTTCTGTGGTTGGTTCACTCCATTCTGTCCTTCCTGAGACTCTACCACTCTCACAGTCAGCAGATCAGCGGACCGTGTCTGTCCCGAGAGAAGGAGCTCCTATTGGGCCAGTCTCATGTAGACTGTCCCCTGCCATGTCAACACCCTCACCCTCCGCAACCACCTGCCGTTTTCATTTAA